The following proteins come from a genomic window of Companilactobacillus pabuli:
- the guaD gene encoding guanine deaminase, with translation MITYQIVIEGTIISSVSFDKADFTPEVLICVDQSGIIDRVISATDSDYQPVKQTAQQNGSYHRVEKGSYILPGFTDLHIHAPQWPQAGLALDKPLNEWLNSYTFPLEAKFKDKEYAEKIYYSLIKELLANGTTTGLFFGSIHNEANLILAKICAKLGQRAFIGKVAMDNPDQTPDYYRDQNSQVALKQTEAFIQKMFDLQKQTNAEITPVITPRFVPSCTEETLQGLGQLAKKYDLPIQSHCSESIWEDHYALEHYHLRDTEVLDKFGLLTDKSVMAHGTQLSDQDLDTFNSRKTAIAHCPISNIYFGNSVMRVQDAHQKNVKVGLGTDISGGFSPSLYRNMQQSIMSSQVLTEQGHENARISAANAFYLATVGGANALHIKSGQIKSGFKADLQIVQDQYFNISSNEPQEIFERLIYHTNKENIKKVYVSGKLVHDNLGEE, from the coding sequence ATTATCACCTATCAAATAGTTATTGAGGGAACTATTATTTCTTCAGTTTCGTTTGACAAGGCGGATTTTACACCAGAAGTACTTATATGTGTAGATCAGTCAGGAATTATTGACCGAGTTATATCCGCTACTGATAGCGATTATCAGCCTGTTAAACAAACTGCTCAACAAAATGGTTCTTATCATCGAGTTGAAAAAGGTAGCTACATTCTACCAGGATTCACTGATTTACATATTCATGCGCCACAATGGCCTCAAGCTGGTTTAGCTTTGGATAAACCGCTGAATGAATGGCTAAATTCTTATACCTTTCCATTGGAAGCTAAATTCAAGGATAAAGAATATGCCGAAAAAATTTACTACAGTCTAATTAAAGAACTCCTAGCTAACGGAACGACGACCGGATTATTTTTTGGTTCGATTCACAATGAAGCTAATCTGATTCTTGCTAAAATCTGTGCGAAACTTGGTCAAAGAGCCTTCATTGGAAAAGTTGCGATGGACAATCCTGATCAAACACCAGATTATTATCGTGATCAAAATTCTCAAGTTGCATTAAAACAAACTGAGGCATTTATTCAAAAGATGTTCGATTTGCAAAAACAAACCAATGCTGAAATAACCCCCGTTATAACGCCGAGGTTTGTTCCTAGTTGTACCGAAGAGACTCTACAAGGTCTTGGACAATTAGCGAAGAAATATGATTTACCTATTCAATCACACTGCAGTGAAAGTATTTGGGAAGATCACTATGCTCTAGAACATTATCATTTAAGAGACACTGAAGTTTTGGACAAATTTGGATTATTGACTGATAAATCAGTTATGGCACACGGTACTCAACTAAGTGACCAAGATTTAGACACTTTCAATAGTCGTAAAACAGCCATTGCTCACTGTCCAATTTCTAATATTTATTTTGGTAACTCCGTTATGCGAGTCCAAGATGCTCATCAAAAAAACGTTAAAGTCGGTTTAGGTACCGATATTTCCGGAGGTTTTTCTCCTAGTCTTTATCGCAATATGCAACAAAGTATCATGTCTTCACAAGTTCTAACTGAACAAGGACATGAAAATGCACGTATTTCAGCCGCAAATGCCTTTTACCTTGCCACTGTTGGCGGAGCAAATGCTTTGCATATCAAATCAGGACAAATTAAATCTGGCTTCAAAGCTGATTTACAAATTGTTCAAGATCAATATTTCAACATTTCATCTAATGAACCGCAAGAAATTTTTGAAAGACTGATTTACCACACGAATAAAGAAAATATCAAAAAAGTTTATGTATCTGGAAAATTAGTACATGACAACTTAGGAGAAGAATAA
- a CDS encoding PTS sugar transporter subunit IIC: MQEKFEKKLTPLANKLAENVVLKSLRDGFLIITPLIIVISIFLLIGNFPIPGWTKFWTGIFGHKWIEWFSAVSGSVFNFTGLLSCFGISYAYSKNRGLVPVHATAVALVSFFILTPMTVTFGQHEVGAVKTLYLGPNGIFLGLFTALVSVELFRFAKKRKWTIKMPKGVPDMVRESFDVLLPSGFVILIFFLIRIIFSLTSMGTAYNFIYTLLQAPLKHVGNSLGSVFLYIFIASILWCFGINGPSVVNSVWSPIFFVLSQDNLKAFQTGHPLPHIYTEQFIEDFATYGGGGSVLSLIIVMVFVCKSKRIKELGKLTLIPSIFGIGEPLIYGLPVVLNPIIAIPFVITPVVNVLLSGLAFSIHLVPYTNGVMLPWTTPPIISGWLTTGSWRGAALQVIEIIIGIMIYLPFIKMLDNKYLLDEAAAE; the protein is encoded by the coding sequence GTGCAAGAAAAATTTGAAAAAAAATTGACGCCTTTAGCTAATAAGTTAGCTGAAAACGTCGTTTTAAAATCGTTACGCGATGGCTTTTTGATTATTACGCCACTGATTATAGTTATTTCGATATTTTTATTGATTGGTAATTTTCCAATTCCAGGATGGACAAAATTTTGGACTGGAATCTTTGGTCATAAGTGGATTGAATGGTTTAGTGCAGTTTCTGGATCAGTGTTTAATTTTACCGGCTTATTGTCGTGCTTTGGGATTTCTTATGCTTATAGTAAAAATCGTGGATTAGTGCCAGTACATGCCACAGCGGTAGCATTAGTTTCTTTTTTCATTTTAACGCCAATGACTGTAACATTTGGCCAACATGAAGTTGGAGCTGTTAAAACTTTATATCTTGGTCCTAATGGAATTTTCTTAGGACTTTTTACAGCTTTAGTTAGTGTCGAGTTGTTTAGATTCGCTAAAAAGCGTAAATGGACGATTAAGATGCCTAAAGGTGTACCGGATATGGTTCGAGAATCATTTGATGTCTTGTTGCCTAGTGGTTTTGTAATTTTGATTTTCTTTTTGATTAGGATTATTTTTAGTTTAACATCTATGGGGACAGCTTATAATTTTATTTATACGCTGTTGCAAGCACCATTAAAGCATGTCGGGAATTCATTAGGTTCAGTTTTTTTGTATATTTTCATAGCTTCAATTTTGTGGTGTTTTGGAATTAATGGACCGTCAGTCGTTAATAGTGTCTGGTCACCGATATTCTTTGTCTTGAGTCAGGATAACTTAAAGGCTTTCCAAACAGGTCATCCGTTACCTCACATCTATACTGAGCAGTTCATTGAAGATTTTGCGACATATGGTGGCGGTGGCAGTGTCTTATCGTTGATCATCGTGATGGTGTTTGTCTGTAAATCTAAACGAATCAAAGAATTAGGTAAATTGACGCTTATTCCTAGTATCTTTGGAATTGGCGAGCCACTTATTTATGGGTTACCAGTTGTTTTGAATCCAATTATTGCGATACCGTTTGTAATAACACCGGTCGTGAATGTTTTGTTGTCAGGATTAGCTTTTTCAATTCATTTGGTGCCATATACTAACGGTGTCATGTTGCCATGGACTACACCACCGATCATTTCGGGTTGGTTGACGACAGGAAGTTGGCGTGGTGCTGCGCTGCAAGTTATTGAGATTATTATTGGTATTATGATTTATTTGCCTTTTATTAAAATGTTAGATAATAAATATTTGTTGGATGAAGCAGCTGCTGAATAA
- the celB gene encoding PTS cellobiose transporter subunit IIC: MAEKKSGSFVQEKLIPLAGKLASSRHLIALRDGMTLAVPMIIIGSIFMIIAQFPIQAYLDFMASIFGKNWATVLQYPTNASFHIMGLIAVIGISYNLAKSYKVDPISASIVSLGAFVLTIPLKTDKAGALWIPLTQFDSAGLFTAIIVGLFITDFYVWMVHKNWTIKMPDTVPPAVSNSFAALFPGLIVLLLVWLIRMGVEATPMQSIPNIISFFLADPLGHLSNTLPGALVAEFLISFLWIFGIHGANVVSGVMMPIWLTALNQNHAAFTAGKALPNIVTTSFFDNFVHMGGSGATIGLAFLLAFAAKSKELKTLGKLVAGPAIFNINEPILFGLPIVMNYKMLVPFILTPLINVTTTYIGMATNLVARPMGVYIPWTTPPILSGFISTGHISGAVMQIINIILDTLMYWYFFKSMDKDKLAEELGQTKEAAK, from the coding sequence ATGGCTGAAAAGAAATCCGGCAGCTTCGTCCAAGAGAAATTGATTCCTCTTGCTGGTAAGCTTGCTTCTTCTCGTCATTTGATTGCATTGCGTGATGGTATGACATTAGCCGTTCCAATGATCATCATTGGTTCTATCTTCATGATTATCGCGCAATTCCCAATTCAAGCCTATCTAGACTTCATGGCTAGTATCTTCGGTAAGAACTGGGCAACAGTATTACAATATCCAACAAACGCATCGTTCCACATCATGGGGCTGATTGCTGTTATTGGTATTTCTTATAACTTGGCTAAGAGTTATAAGGTCGATCCTATCTCTGCTTCAATTGTTTCATTAGGTGCTTTCGTCCTAACAATTCCATTGAAGACAGACAAGGCTGGAGCATTGTGGATTCCATTGACACAATTTGATTCAGCTGGTTTATTTACAGCTATTATTGTTGGTTTGTTTATTACCGACTTTTATGTTTGGATGGTCCACAAGAACTGGACAATTAAGATGCCTGATACAGTTCCACCAGCAGTAAGTAACTCATTTGCTGCTTTGTTCCCAGGTCTGATTGTTTTACTTCTTGTATGGTTAATTCGTATGGGTGTCGAAGCAACACCAATGCAAAGTATTCCAAATATCATTTCCTTCTTCTTGGCTGATCCACTAGGTCACTTGAGTAACACATTGCCAGGTGCTTTAGTAGCTGAATTCTTGATTTCCTTCCTATGGATTTTCGGTATTCACGGTGCTAACGTTGTTTCTGGTGTTATGATGCCTATCTGGTTGACAGCTTTGAACCAAAACCACGCAGCCTTTACTGCTGGTAAAGCTTTACCAAACATTGTTACAACATCATTCTTCGATAACTTTGTTCACATGGGTGGTTCAGGTGCCACAATTGGTTTGGCATTCTTGTTAGCCTTTGCTGCAAAGAGTAAAGAATTAAAGACCTTAGGTAAATTGGTTGCCGGGCCTGCAATATTCAATATTAATGAACCTATTCTATTCGGTCTACCTATTGTTATGAACTATAAGATGTTAGTTCCATTTATCCTAACACCACTTATTAACGTAACAACAACATATATTGGTATGGCTACAAACTTAGTTGCAAGACCAATGGGTGTTTATATCCCATGGACAACTCCACCAATTCTATCAGGATTTATTTCAACTGGTCACATTTCTGGTGCTGTAATGCAAATTATCAATATTATTCTTGATACTTTGATGTACTGGTACTTCTTCAAGTCAATGGATAAAGACAAGTTGGCTGAAGAATTAGGTCAAACAAAAGAAGCTGCTAAATAA
- a CDS encoding DUF871 domain-containing protein codes for MRRLGLSLYPEHSTLEEDKKYLDTASKLGYSRIFASLLELGDDKDKTISRFKETIAYGNKLGFVTIVDMNPRLFKALGISYDDLSFFHELGAFGIRLDEGFSGMEEAKMTRNPYGLKIEINMSSGTHYLDNILSYHPKKDNLLGCHNFYPQRYTGLGEEFFIKWSNFFKERNIHSAAFVSSHNATFGPWPVQDGLPTLEDDRDLPISTQVKHLLLSGVVDDVIIGNTYASDEELKEAADAFYAPFPVLKVDLSSDITDLEKEVILKSTHVYRGDASDYLLRSTMTRVVYKDGNFPAHDTQDIKRGDIIIVNEDYGQYKGETQIALRDIKNDGRRNVVGHLNSNEAFLLSYIKPWSSFKLAE; via the coding sequence TTGAGAAGACTAGGATTGTCACTATATCCTGAACATTCAACTTTAGAAGAGGATAAGAAATATCTCGATACTGCTAGTAAGTTAGGCTATTCAAGAATCTTTGCTTCATTACTTGAGTTAGGTGATGACAAGGATAAGACGATCAGTCGTTTTAAAGAAACTATTGCTTATGGAAATAAACTTGGTTTTGTAACGATCGTTGATATGAATCCTAGACTATTTAAAGCATTAGGTATTAGTTACGATGACTTATCATTTTTCCATGAATTAGGAGCCTTTGGTATCCGTTTGGATGAAGGATTCTCTGGAATGGAAGAAGCTAAGATGACGCGTAATCCTTATGGGTTAAAAATTGAAATCAATATGAGTTCTGGTACACACTACTTAGATAATATTCTTTCCTACCATCCTAAAAAGGATAATCTACTCGGTTGTCATAACTTTTATCCTCAAAGATATACCGGTTTAGGTGAAGAGTTCTTCATTAAATGGTCAAACTTCTTTAAAGAACGTAACATTCATTCAGCTGCCTTTGTCAGTTCCCATAATGCTACTTTTGGCCCATGGCCAGTTCAAGATGGTTTGCCAACACTTGAAGATGATCGTGATTTACCAATTTCTACTCAAGTCAAACATCTATTGTTGAGCGGGGTAGTTGATGATGTCATCATTGGTAACACGTACGCATCGGATGAAGAATTAAAAGAAGCTGCAGATGCTTTCTATGCACCATTCCCAGTATTGAAAGTCGATTTATCTTCTGACATTACAGATTTAGAAAAAGAAGTTATTTTGAAATCTACTCACGTTTATCGTGGTGATGCATCTGACTATTTGTTACGTAGTACAATGACTCGAGTAGTTTATAAAGATGGGAATTTCCCTGCCCATGATACTCAAGACATTAAACGCGGCGACATCATTATAGTTAATGAGGACTACGGACAATACAAAGGTGAAACGCAGATTGCACTTCGTGATATTAAGAACGATGGGCGTCGTAACGTTGTTGGACACTTGAATTCGAATGAGGCTTTCTTATTGAGTTATATCAAGCCTTGGAGTAGTTTTAAATTAGCAGAATAA
- a CDS encoding uracil-xanthine permease family protein produces the protein MDNNKSSLLVGPDDKIGMGEAGFLGLQHVLAMDIYVPPIVLAGMMAMGLGDQMGLLQSTFLAAGIGTILQTFVFMKMPVSQGPSFVPLGAAAGVVLASGGLKGNGMGTLIGATLIGSIILIILGATGIFQKIINRLVPALVGGTIITCVGLSLIPTALNDNIFNAGGNVNNNIILASVTALTLLVSVGISLKFKKVRRFFRTSSIILALGVGTIVSTMMGMFNWKEVSEAAWFGLPERTIFHWGINFSPSAIITFIIIYAVITTETTGTWFAMGAVTNHEITDKQWNHGIIGEGLSCMVASLLGTTPVTGYSTNAGVISITGVASKRVFLFAGIWFSILGFFSKLSAFLAAIPAPVIGGVFAIITVTIMLNGLNVIRGLETTDRDLYIIGIPIVLTLALVLLPASVTKNAPQILQYLLGSPIAVAAIAAIILNLVMPKSSPEVKTA, from the coding sequence ATGGATAATAATAAGAGTAGTCTACTCGTTGGTCCTGATGACAAAATTGGCATGGGAGAAGCTGGTTTCTTAGGATTACAACACGTCTTAGCAATGGATATTTATGTACCACCAATTGTTTTAGCTGGTATGATGGCCATGGGTCTGGGTGACCAAATGGGATTATTGCAATCAACATTCTTAGCTGCCGGAATCGGTACAATTTTACAAACTTTCGTCTTCATGAAAATGCCTGTTTCTCAAGGCCCTTCATTTGTTCCCTTGGGAGCTGCCGCTGGTGTTGTCTTGGCATCTGGTGGTTTAAAAGGTAACGGAATGGGTACTTTGATTGGAGCTACCTTAATTGGCTCAATTATCTTGATTATTCTAGGTGCAACTGGAATCTTCCAGAAGATAATTAACCGTTTAGTCCCCGCTTTAGTCGGTGGAACTATTATTACTTGTGTTGGATTATCATTGATTCCTACAGCATTGAATGACAACATCTTTAATGCTGGTGGCAATGTTAACAACAATATCATCTTAGCTTCAGTTACCGCATTGACATTATTGGTTTCTGTTGGTATCAGCTTGAAGTTTAAAAAAGTTCGTCGCTTTTTCAGAACTAGTTCAATTATTTTAGCACTGGGTGTAGGTACGATCGTTTCAACTATGATGGGCATGTTCAATTGGAAAGAAGTTAGTGAGGCCGCTTGGTTCGGTCTTCCAGAAAGAACTATCTTCCACTGGGGCATCAATTTTAGTCCATCAGCAATCATTACTTTCATCATCATTTACGCCGTTATAACGACTGAAACTACTGGTACTTGGTTCGCTATGGGTGCCGTTACAAATCATGAAATCACTGATAAACAATGGAATCACGGAATTATCGGTGAAGGACTTAGCTGTATGGTAGCTTCCCTACTAGGAACTACTCCTGTTACTGGTTATTCTACAAACGCTGGTGTCATTTCTATTACCGGTGTTGCCAGTAAACGTGTTTTCTTATTCGCCGGTATTTGGTTCTCAATTTTAGGATTTTTCAGTAAATTATCCGCCTTTCTAGCTGCCATTCCCGCACCAGTGATTGGTGGAGTCTTCGCCATCATCACCGTTACGATCATGCTAAATGGTCTTAACGTCATCCGTGGCTTAGAAACAACTGACCGTGATCTTTACATCATCGGTATTCCAATCGTTTTAACATTAGCTTTAGTTCTATTACCTGCTAGTGTTACTAAGAACGCACCACAAATTTTACAATACTTATTAGGTTCCCCAATTGCCGTAGCTGCTATTGCTGCTATCATCTTAAATTTGGTCATGCCTAAAAGTAGTCCAGAAGTAAAAACTGCCTAA
- a CDS encoding GNAT family N-acetyltransferase: MNKYLLDKDKFNQFYELYLYSFNRPDSPHRRSVLKERFDHAKVYGIMNEDKLGSGLFSIPFNVNFHDVDFKMNGIGDVMSAPEFGGRGGASSLMESALSDMYNDGVTLSYLAPFSYGYYRQFGFEQVFDHTKITIKNSDLPRLKNAKKGLVKRAQITELPTALKHLYQEKNHLGGMSRADWWWDHMIDKHPEYQLALAYQDDELIGYLVYYTEGTNFVIHEWVNSNPLSIQLLLKFVTKHQSIFEKFIYESPNADFKADLLENPNSAKLEVVPYMMARIVNLEDFLKRYPIQKMNLARVNFKVEDSLTWNNHVWSLAINDGIVDLKVNDELKPDFVLTIQSLTKAMFGYRSLNSLLKFGLIKGDTEKIADLSSLFVQEKPQLIDYF; the protein is encoded by the coding sequence ATGAATAAATATTTACTCGATAAAGATAAATTCAATCAATTTTATGAACTATACTTATATTCTTTTAACCGGCCCGATTCACCACATAGAAGATCAGTCTTAAAAGAGCGTTTTGATCATGCAAAAGTATATGGAATTATGAATGAAGATAAATTAGGCAGTGGTTTATTCAGTATTCCATTCAATGTTAATTTCCATGATGTTGATTTTAAGATGAACGGTATCGGTGACGTTATGAGTGCCCCAGAATTCGGTGGCCGTGGAGGAGCTAGTTCACTCATGGAATCAGCACTTTCAGATATGTATAACGATGGCGTAACGCTTTCATATTTGGCGCCATTTTCGTATGGCTATTATCGGCAATTTGGTTTTGAACAAGTTTTTGATCACACTAAGATAACTATTAAGAATTCTGATTTACCAAGATTGAAAAATGCCAAAAAAGGACTAGTCAAGCGTGCTCAAATCACTGAACTGCCTACAGCACTTAAACATTTGTATCAAGAGAAAAATCATCTTGGTGGGATGTCTCGTGCTGATTGGTGGTGGGATCATATGATTGATAAACATCCAGAATATCAATTAGCCTTGGCTTATCAAGATGATGAGTTAATAGGTTATCTAGTTTATTACACTGAAGGTACTAATTTTGTTATTCATGAATGGGTCAACAGTAATCCTTTGAGTATTCAATTATTATTGAAATTTGTTACTAAGCATCAGTCTATTTTTGAAAAATTCATATATGAATCTCCAAACGCTGATTTCAAAGCTGATCTATTGGAAAACCCCAATTCAGCTAAGCTAGAAGTTGTTCCATATATGATGGCTCGAATAGTTAATTTAGAAGATTTTTTGAAACGTTATCCAATCCAAAAAATGAATTTAGCACGAGTCAATTTTAAAGTAGAAGACTCATTGACTTGGAATAATCACGTCTGGTCATTGGCAATTAATGATGGAATTGTTGATTTGAAAGTAAATGATGAACTGAAGCCAGATTTTGTGCTAACTATTCAAAGCTTAACTAAAGCAATGTTTGGCTATCGTAGTCTTAATTCACTACTTAAATTTGGATTAATTAAAGGTGATACAGAGAAGATTGCTGACTTGTCGAGTCTCTTTGTACAAGAAAAACCTCAATTAATTGATTACTTCTAA
- a CDS encoding Cof-type HAD-IIB family hydrolase, which translates to MPKIKLVAMDIDDTLLDDKKNISLQNKTAIQSALDDGVKIVLSSGRTFNGMIEYLDELGIEGNDQFVIIDGGGVVQTVSGHIIYQQTLSNAAYRKIDKYVVDNGLHYNAVDVEGNTYTSNRDFIDKYTVLQAFENNKGLIIKSPDELPNDFEIVKAILNEDGSKLDAITPEVNDLFGKNHYVVRTDVGFLEIMPQHVDKGNALLHLADHLGIDIKNTLAIGDGANDIPMLKQAGVSVVMENAAESIKEIADFVTKNNNESGVATAFEKYVLN; encoded by the coding sequence ATGCCAAAAATCAAATTAGTAGCAATGGATATTGATGATACCTTGTTAGATGATAAGAAGAACATTTCTTTACAAAATAAAACGGCTATTCAGAGTGCACTTGATGATGGGGTCAAGATAGTATTAAGTTCAGGAAGAACCTTCAATGGGATGATTGAATATTTGGATGAATTAGGTATTGAAGGTAATGATCAATTTGTAATTATTGACGGTGGTGGTGTCGTTCAGACAGTATCAGGACATATTATCTATCAACAGACTTTGTCGAATGCTGCCTATCGGAAGATTGATAAATATGTAGTTGATAATGGACTGCATTATAATGCCGTAGATGTAGAAGGAAATACTTATACTAGTAATCGAGATTTTATTGATAAATATACTGTTTTACAAGCTTTTGAAAATAACAAAGGATTAATTATTAAGAGTCCAGATGAGCTACCTAATGATTTTGAAATAGTAAAAGCTATTTTAAATGAGGATGGATCAAAATTGGATGCTATTACACCAGAAGTAAATGATCTGTTTGGAAAAAACCATTACGTAGTAAGAACGGATGTTGGTTTTTTGGAGATCATGCCACAACATGTCGATAAAGGCAACGCCTTATTACATTTAGCTGATCATCTAGGAATTGATATAAAAAATACTTTGGCAATTGGTGATGGAGCCAATGATATACCAATGTTAAAACAAGCTGGAGTATCCGTGGTCATGGAAAATGCCGCTGAATCAATAAAAGAAATAGCAGATTTCGTTACTAAAAATAATAATGAAAGTGGCGTGGCAACAGCTTTTGAGAAATATGTTTTAAATTAA
- a CDS encoding GGDEF domain-containing protein, with translation MTWSVWRVTPVVTSVFFILGVFTLYVVLVDWLKSKIRLKYPKVREHTIESWFGVIYILIFIYSLQLGIAGQDNSWLFMNFQLIAVIFCAYFLAIHIPLKAFLPIVVLFMLINSSLTYWESWTYSVIIILFYWCMNYVYKWSQKHNYIFAIYFITGTFFGMILWFLVKVKFSLSWYIYLQEISYFLVFQALLYSYIRMLNKNQRLENNLARSAHHDALTQAKNYAAYMTEVSDLFQNSHNNKLHLSMMMFDIDHFKRINDTYGHLAGDKVLQHVVDVVQTVIDENDSRIKLYRTGGEEFNVLFPSYDLDETQKVVPQIFSALNHLGIDFNGQHINISVSIGVSEVSKKDNDPNDFYKRVDANLYHSKDNGRMQITAK, from the coding sequence ATGACTTGGTCTGTTTGGCGAGTGACGCCAGTAGTAACGAGTGTCTTTTTCATTTTGGGTGTTTTTACATTATACGTAGTTTTAGTTGATTGGTTGAAATCAAAAATACGTTTAAAATATCCAAAAGTCCGAGAGCATACGATTGAATCGTGGTTCGGCGTAATCTATATTTTGATTTTTATTTATAGTTTGCAATTAGGAATCGCTGGGCAAGATAATTCTTGGTTATTTATGAATTTTCAATTGATTGCGGTTATCTTTTGTGCTTACTTTTTGGCTATTCATATTCCATTGAAGGCTTTTTTGCCAATTGTAGTGTTGTTTATGTTGATTAATTCGTCACTTACTTATTGGGAGTCGTGGACTTATTCCGTGATAATTATTTTGTTCTATTGGTGTATGAATTATGTTTATAAGTGGTCGCAGAAGCACAATTATATCTTTGCAATTTATTTTATTACAGGAACCTTTTTTGGAATGATATTGTGGTTTTTGGTTAAAGTCAAATTCTCATTATCATGGTATATTTATCTTCAAGAAATTAGCTATTTCTTAGTATTTCAAGCGTTATTATACAGTTACATTAGAATGTTGAATAAAAATCAACGTTTGGAAAATAATTTGGCACGGTCTGCTCATCATGATGCGTTGACTCAAGCCAAAAATTATGCGGCTTATATGACAGAAGTCAGTGATTTGTTCCAAAATAGTCATAATAATAAATTGCATCTATCAATGATGATGTTCGATATTGATCATTTTAAGCGAATCAATGATACTTATGGGCATTTAGCGGGGGATAAAGTCTTGCAACATGTGGTGGATGTCGTTCAAACTGTAATAGATGAAAACGATTCGAGAATCAAATTGTATCGGACCGGTGGGGAGGAATTCAACGTCTTATTCCCTAGTTATGATTTGGATGAAACTCAAAAAGTTGTTCCTCAGATTTTTAGTGCCTTGAATCATTTAGGAATTGATTTCAATGGCCAACACATTAATATTTCCGTCTCGATAGGTGTTTCTGAAGTATCTAAGAAAGACAACGATCCTAATGACTTCTACAAGCGAGTCGACGCTAATCTGTACCATTCAAAGGATAATGGTCGAATGCAAATAACCGCAAAATAA
- a CDS encoding GGDEF domain-containing protein has protein sequence MTWLVWRVSPFITSIFFILGVFTLFEVLVDWIKVKLHSKDINIKDHTVESVVGIIYMLIFSFGLQYSVLGQSYSWEFMNFQLIAIVFCAYFLNIRIPYYFLLPIVLLFMIYNSSVGYWESWCHAITLIIFYVTMNKGYLWSQKLKSPLFFYLGTGTFFGALLWYFMKLKFDFSWTTYVQELSYLVIFELLLYSYVRMLFRDDRLKARLAEVASHDALTKALNYSAYETEIKYLFKNSKDNNLSFSMVMFDIDHFKRVNDTYGHLAGDRVLQHTVDVVQTVLNANDSSVKLYRTGGEEFNVLFPNYDLEGTQAIVEEIFTALNHLKVETDKKEIEISVSMGVSQISNKDVTPNDFYKRVDNNLYYSKKHGRMQITTI, from the coding sequence TTGACTTGGCTTGTATGGCGAGTTTCACCATTTATCACTAGTATTTTCTTTATTTTGGGTGTTTTTACACTCTTTGAAGTATTAGTTGATTGGATTAAAGTAAAGCTTCATTCAAAAGACATTAATATCAAAGATCATACGGTTGAATCTGTTGTAGGAATAATTTACATGCTGATTTTTTCCTTTGGCTTGCAGTATTCTGTTTTGGGGCAATCGTATTCTTGGGAATTTATGAATTTTCAGTTGATAGCAATCGTATTTTGTGCGTATTTTTTGAATATTCGCATTCCATATTATTTTCTTTTACCGATTGTTTTACTGTTTATGATCTACAATTCCTCAGTCGGGTACTGGGAATCATGGTGTCACGCAATTACGTTAATAATATTTTATGTAACGATGAATAAAGGCTATCTATGGTCACAAAAACTAAAATCACCTTTATTCTTTTATTTAGGTACAGGTACATTCTTTGGAGCATTACTGTGGTATTTCATGAAATTGAAATTTGATTTCTCTTGGACTACTTATGTTCAGGAATTATCATATTTAGTAATTTTTGAATTGCTATTGTATTCTTATGTCAGAATGCTCTTCAGAGATGACCGTCTCAAAGCACGATTAGCTGAAGTTGCTAGTCACGATGCGTTGACAAAGGCTTTGAACTATTCAGCCTATGAAACAGAAATTAAATATTTATTTAAAAACAGTAAAGATAACAATTTGAGTTTTTCTATGGTCATGTTCGATATCGATCATTTTAAACGTGTAAATGATACCTACGGACATTTAGCTGGTGATCGGGTTTTACAACATACAGTTGACGTTGTGCAAACAGTTTTGAATGCCAATGATTCGTCGGTGAAGCTATATCGAACTGGCGGAGAAGAATTCAATGTTTTATTTCCTAATTATGATCTTGAAGGAACGCAAGCAATTGTTGAAGAAATATTTACCGCTTTAAATCATTTAAAAGTTGAAACTGACAAGAAAGAAATTGAAATTTCTGTTTCAATGGGGGTTTCTCAAATTTCGAATAAAGATGTTACACCAAATGATTTTTATAAGCGAGTTGATAACAATCTTTATTACTCTAAAAAGCACGGCCGTATGCAAATTACGACAATTTAA